The sequence ATCTCCGGCCTATCCTTTCCTGGGGGATACCGAGCATATTCATCTTTATTATCTTTATGTCCTGATTAAGCAGGTATTGTGCACGAAGATCACTTAAATAAGAATCCACTGCTTGTCTTGATCGACCAATAGCCTTTCCTATCTCAATTGAACTCAGCATCAAGTTATTCTGATACGCCCTTCTAGCAGTATCCCTTGCCTCTTCATCATTAAGCTGTCTTGGACCAATAGCCTTATGGGCGGCATAAAGCAAGGGATCGGCTCCATTGAGTTTAATAATTTCTGCAGGGACTTCTTTTTGCCCGATACCCTTATATGCCTGAAATCGATGC is a genomic window of Desulfatiglans sp. containing:
- a CDS encoding ParB N-terminal domain-containing protein, which translates into the protein MNKTATVKIEDIILDNSIYPRGSIDHKRVSMFEENMRDGFVFDPIQVQAHPELPGKYRILDGAHRFQAYKGIGQKEVPAEIIKLNGADPLLYAAHKAIGPRQLNDEEARDTARRAYQNNLMLSSIEIGKAIGRSRQAVDSYLSDLRAQYLLNQDIKIIKMNMLGIPQERIGRR